The following coding sequences lie in one Azospirillum humicireducens genomic window:
- a CDS encoding PLP-dependent aminotransferase family protein — MTNWTPNLEGRAGPLYRVIADALADDIADGALAVGTRLPTHRDLAFRLGVTVGTVTRAYTEAEKRGLIGGEVGRGTFVQGQRPPATPLPLGWPPAGEMSAGETGTETAIVNMTTVHPEHAVAVQAFGQTLAAIGASGRAAALIGYGPHAGLPDHRTAAAAWLERQHRVQATADSVLLTTGAQNALAVALAAVARPGDVILAERLTNIGTKALAATQGYHLEGVAIDEHGLVPDAFDSACRRLGPKAVYLVPTLQNPTAVVMPATRRREIAEIARRYGVILIEDDVFGFMVPDARPIQTIAPDITLYVSSVSKSLAAGLRLGFVVAPAELRSRVETAIRALQYSAPALPAEVVARWIQDGTADRIVATQREEDLARQRLARSILPAGTVYGSSAAQHLWLVLPEPWRREDFIGEARRRGVIVTGADAFAVGRASAPHAVRVGLCMPRSRDEAARGLRALADALDAPAAAMLSIV, encoded by the coding sequence ATGACAAATTGGACCCCGAACCTGGAGGGCCGCGCTGGCCCGCTCTACCGCGTCATCGCCGACGCGCTGGCCGACGACATCGCGGACGGCGCGCTGGCGGTCGGAACCCGCCTGCCCACCCACCGCGACCTCGCCTTCCGCCTCGGCGTGACGGTGGGCACGGTGACTCGCGCCTATACGGAAGCGGAAAAGCGCGGTCTGATCGGTGGAGAGGTTGGACGCGGAACCTTCGTCCAGGGTCAGCGCCCACCGGCGACGCCCCTGCCGCTCGGCTGGCCGCCGGCCGGAGAGATGTCCGCCGGGGAGACGGGCACGGAAACCGCCATCGTCAACATGACGACGGTCCACCCCGAACATGCGGTCGCGGTGCAGGCCTTCGGCCAGACGCTTGCCGCCATCGGAGCCTCCGGCCGCGCCGCGGCGCTGATCGGATACGGCCCGCATGCCGGTCTGCCCGACCATCGCACAGCCGCCGCCGCATGGCTGGAGCGCCAGCACCGGGTGCAGGCGACGGCCGACTCGGTGCTGCTGACCACCGGGGCGCAGAATGCGCTGGCGGTGGCGCTGGCCGCCGTCGCCCGCCCCGGCGACGTCATCCTGGCGGAACGGCTGACCAACATCGGCACCAAGGCGCTGGCGGCCACCCAGGGCTATCACCTGGAAGGGGTCGCCATCGACGAGCATGGGCTGGTGCCCGACGCCTTCGACAGCGCCTGCCGCCGGCTGGGACCGAAGGCGGTCTATCTGGTGCCGACCCTGCAGAATCCGACCGCGGTGGTGATGCCCGCCACCCGCCGCCGCGAGATCGCCGAGATCGCCCGCCGCTATGGTGTGATCCTGATCGAGGACGACGTGTTCGGCTTCATGGTGCCGGACGCCCGTCCGATCCAGACCATCGCCCCCGACATCACCCTCTATGTGTCGAGCGTGTCCAAGAGCCTCGCCGCCGGGCTGCGGCTGGGCTTCGTCGTCGCCCCGGCGGAGCTGCGCTCCCGTGTCGAGACCGCCATCCGCGCGCTGCAATATTCCGCCCCAGCCCTGCCGGCGGAGGTGGTGGCGCGCTGGATCCAGGACGGCACCGCCGACCGCATCGTCGCCACCCAGCGGGAAGAGGATCTGGCCCGCCAGCGGCTTGCCCGCTCCATCCTGCCGGCCGGCACCGTCTATGGCAGTTCGGCGGCACAGCATCTGTGGCTGGTCCTGCCGGAGCCCTGGCGGCGCGAGGACTTCATCGGCGAGGCGAGGCGCCGCGGCGTGATCGTCACCGGCGCCGACGCCTTCGCCGTCGGCCGCGCCAGCGCGCCCCATGCGGTGCGCGTGGGGCTGTGCATGCCCCGCAGCCGCGACGAGGCCGCCCGCGGCCTGCGCGCGCTGGCCGATGCGCTGGACGCGCCGGCGGCGGCGATGCTGTCGATCGTGTAG